In Halanaeroarchaeum sp. HSR-CO, one DNA window encodes the following:
- a CDS encoding formate/nitrite transporter family protein, whose amino-acid sequence MNDDEQTDAEDSVREAVDRSRSGAPAAGRVLRDRFSSDEVFQRIVAAADEEITSGSRELFFSGLAAGFAITITFLLYVSLTAKTHGDPILSAMLYPLGFIYIIIGGYQLFTENTLPPVALTLERLASIPALLRNWIVVLSGNFAGGLAGAATLAWGGVLSPEAATAAASIAEKGIQTGWGPLFVKAAFAGLIVAGVVWVEYSARDTISRLVVVYLAFLAIPIGGLFHVVVSFTEMMYLSFTGDVDVLVGLTQFVLPVLAGNTAGGVVLVTVVNYFQTSEKRLQTARFEGAKRQLSSREWLFGSLAGRSYVPLIDTTIPEEETEGPYQILVPVADPDPDAGVVTLAGAIAAHRENAVVTLVHVVPTYDRHSGYRGENGGQLVAESTAELADMRQAVESYGITCNTSTVVTHRTYEEIFDIAQRRNSDLVVMEQADNRLWASGRAERHVSELTSSLPCDFLILDEENFAAERVLLPVVDNQHAELNASVARALRDELQSEVTLLHVVDNPERRERGEQFLGNWSVDNELEEATRIVDDTGDVETAIEREAADHSLVLIGATERGLLSRLVSDSLHYDVITEVDRPVVLAERPTKRSLRKRLFGRQ is encoded by the coding sequence ATGAACGACGACGAGCAGACAGATGCGGAGGATTCGGTCCGCGAAGCCGTCGACCGGTCCCGTTCGGGGGCGCCCGCCGCAGGGCGAGTGTTGCGGGACCGCTTTTCCAGCGACGAGGTCTTCCAGCGCATCGTCGCGGCGGCCGACGAGGAGATCACGTCCGGCAGCCGGGAGCTGTTCTTCAGCGGTCTCGCTGCGGGCTTCGCCATCACCATCACCTTCCTCCTCTACGTCTCGCTCACGGCCAAGACCCACGGGGATCCGATCCTCAGCGCCATGCTGTACCCGCTCGGCTTCATCTACATCATCATCGGCGGGTATCAGCTATTCACCGAGAACACGCTGCCACCGGTCGCGTTGACCCTCGAGCGACTCGCCAGCATCCCCGCGCTCCTGCGGAACTGGATCGTGGTGCTCTCCGGGAACTTCGCCGGCGGGCTGGCCGGTGCGGCCACCCTCGCCTGGGGCGGTGTCCTCTCGCCGGAAGCCGCCACGGCCGCGGCATCCATCGCCGAGAAGGGAATCCAGACGGGGTGGGGACCCCTGTTCGTCAAGGCGGCGTTCGCCGGCCTCATCGTCGCCGGTGTCGTCTGGGTGGAGTACTCCGCGAGGGATACCATCTCCCGGCTGGTCGTCGTCTACCTCGCCTTCCTCGCCATCCCGATCGGGGGACTGTTCCACGTCGTGGTCTCGTTCACGGAGATGATGTACCTCTCGTTCACCGGCGACGTTGACGTTCTGGTAGGCCTCACCCAGTTCGTCCTCCCGGTCCTCGCCGGTAACACGGCGGGCGGGGTCGTCCTCGTCACCGTGGTCAACTACTTCCAGACGAGCGAGAAGCGACTCCAGACCGCCCGATTCGAGGGAGCAAAACGGCAGTTGTCCTCACGAGAGTGGCTCTTCGGTAGCCTCGCCGGGCGTTCGTACGTCCCACTCATCGACACCACCATCCCCGAGGAGGAGACCGAAGGCCCGTATCAGATACTGGTGCCGGTCGCGGATCCGGACCCGGACGCCGGCGTGGTCACGCTCGCTGGCGCCATCGCCGCCCATCGCGAAAATGCGGTCGTGACACTCGTCCACGTGGTCCCGACCTACGACCGTCACTCGGGGTATCGGGGCGAGAACGGGGGCCAGTTAGTCGCGGAATCGACGGCCGAACTCGCCGACATGCGCCAGGCCGTCGAGAGCTACGGCATCACCTGCAACACCTCGACCGTCGTCACCCACCGCACCTACGAGGAGATATTCGACATCGCCCAGCGACGCAACTCCGACCTGGTCGTCATGGAGCAGGCGGACAATCGCCTGTGGGCGTCGGGTCGTGCCGAACGCCACGTGAGCGAACTCACCAGTTCGCTGCCCTGTGATTTCCTCATCCTCGACGAGGAGAACTTCGCGGCAGAACGGGTGTTGTTGCCGGTCGTCGACAACCAGCACGCCGAACTCAACGCCTCGGTCGCCAGGGCGCTCCGCGACGAACTCCAGTCGGAGGTAACGCTCCTCCACGTGGTAGACAATCCCGAACGACGGGAGCGCGGTGAACAGTTCCTCGGCAACTGGTCCGTCGACAACGAACTCGAGGAGGCGACGCGTATCGTCGACGACACGGGCGACGTGGAGACGGCGATAGAACGCGAGGCCGCCGACCACTCGCTGGTCCTCATCGGGGCGACCGAGCGGGGACTGCTCTCTCGACTCGTGAGCGACTCGCTTCACTACGACGTCATCACGGAGGTCGACCGACCGGTGGTCCTGGCCGAACGTCCCACGAAACGGAGTCTCCGAAAACGACTCTTCGGTCGCCAGTAG
- a CDS encoding thiamine-binding protein, whose product MTVTAMLSVSPVDDPSVDFEAEIARAIDALEDFDVRYETHPMETTIEAESLGEVFAAAQAATEALEASRTLTSLKIDHFREQTLAVEEKVDMVETHLGRDARGGR is encoded by the coding sequence ATGACAGTCACCGCCATGTTGAGCGTCTCGCCGGTCGACGACCCGTCGGTCGACTTCGAGGCAGAGATAGCGCGGGCCATCGACGCACTGGAGGACTTCGACGTCCGTTACGAGACCCACCCGATGGAGACGACGATCGAGGCCGAGAGCCTGGGCGAGGTGTTCGCGGCCGCCCAGGCAGCAACCGAGGCCCTTGAGGCGTCACGAACGCTGACTTCGCTGAAGATCGATCACTTCCGGGAGCAGACACTCGCCGTCGAGGAGAAAGTCGACATGGTCGAGACACACCTCGGTCGGGACGCACGGGGTGGCCGATGA
- a CDS encoding ZIP family metal transporter, producing MHGHADRSADSTIRRRTIVLGFVSFLAFLVLSAVSLLLVPAPKLLFIAWVAFVTMSAGAVLGARTRNRHPLGVVWTYGLASGAMVTSSAVFLVPSAIGHDPSWGGFGIAAGVLTGFGAHAVGHRISHRNLPLDRTAAQLSAHSLSAGAIIGLVYTSMPSLGALLGLSIVSHKGPAGYAAARRFTRADRPLTTILLPATGVGIAALTVSLFEPPASAPLRGIVFGFAAGTFLHVAMDFLPSCETGGEVHTEAVAMSGESHELLDRLRLHAVASTFLGGFVVFLGWVAV from the coding sequence ATGCACGGCCACGCCGACCGGTCCGCCGATTCGACAATCAGGCGGCGGACCATCGTCCTCGGATTCGTGAGCTTTCTCGCGTTCCTCGTGCTCTCGGCCGTCTCACTCCTGCTCGTCCCCGCGCCGAAACTGCTGTTCATCGCCTGGGTCGCCTTCGTCACGATGTCGGCCGGTGCCGTCCTCGGTGCCAGGACCAGGAACCGCCATCCACTTGGCGTCGTCTGGACGTACGGTCTCGCCAGCGGCGCGATGGTCACCTCCTCGGCGGTCTTTCTGGTCCCGTCGGCCATCGGCCACGATCCCTCGTGGGGCGGCTTCGGCATCGCAGCCGGCGTCCTCACGGGATTCGGTGCCCACGCGGTCGGCCATCGGATCTCCCATCGGAACCTGCCCCTCGACCGGACGGCGGCCCAACTCTCCGCGCACTCGCTGTCCGCCGGTGCCATCATCGGACTCGTCTACACCTCCATGCCGTCGCTCGGCGCGTTACTCGGTCTCTCCATCGTCTCGCACAAGGGGCCCGCCGGCTACGCGGCCGCCCGCCGGTTCACCCGTGCCGACCGCCCTCTCACCACTATCCTGTTGCCGGCGACCGGCGTCGGCATCGCCGCGCTCACCGTGAGTCTGTTCGAACCGCCGGCGTCGGCGCCCCTCCGGGGTATCGTCTTCGGCTTCGCGGCCGGGACGTTCCTCCACGTGGCGATGGACTTCCTCCCGAGCTGTGAGACCGGCGGCGAGGTCCACACGGAGGCCGTCGCGATGTCCGGTGAGTCCCACGAACTCCTCGACAGGCTGCGCTTGCACGCAGTCGCGTCGACCTTTCTCGGCGGCTTCGTCGTCTTCCTCGGCTGGGTGGCGGTCTGA
- a CDS encoding aldehyde ferredoxin oxidoreductase family protein: MGYWKQLLAVDLTTGDVETRELPEEFLRKYLGGTGFTTKLLYDEVGPDVDPLDPENVLAIAPGLLVGPSVPTGSKTTFGFKSPLTGGYGKSLVGAKMGDQLKRAGYDALVIRGAADEHTTLVIEDDDVRLESADDLWGMDTWEVDDALKETYGGQFRTAVIGPAGENRSKISMIECEDRQAGRGGPGAVMGSKNLKAIAVKGTKGVPVAREDELEELNKKWRLETTGRGDTAIEGTGNPNVDVQYGTGEAFDAKNTELGIYPTRNWQSGYFKKAYDRLEDPDNDRVSVDPRYWTEEYVQTKRPCPYCTKPCSQYFEAEDTKYGDIAVDGPEYETQYALGGNVELDDIEAVAKANEICDHEGLDTIDAGNAISWAMEAADRGLLDDEHLDSIEADLEFGNADAVLELLEKMAHAEGELAQLLMNGHAHAAQELGAGEEFAIHVKNQAPAGFEARGIKGMALAFGVSPRGADHLTSCLYALEMGGDFWEFENYDRKRMDGKALALKALEDLMTIYDITGVCKFTRGITLAEGVRELVNAMTGFDLSTSELLTTGERTYNLSKAFNIREGFGREDDRLIPRLTEPAADGPNEGEAIDEGEYERELDRYYTARGWTISGTPLDETLEELDLPDVADDIGVTNELAA; the protein is encoded by the coding sequence ATGGGCTACTGGAAGCAACTGCTAGCGGTCGACCTGACGACGGGGGACGTCGAGACCCGGGAACTCCCCGAGGAGTTCCTCCGCAAGTATCTCGGCGGCACCGGGTTCACCACGAAGCTCCTCTACGACGAGGTCGGGCCGGACGTCGACCCCCTCGATCCCGAGAACGTCCTGGCGATCGCGCCGGGACTCCTGGTCGGGCCCTCCGTTCCGACGGGATCGAAGACGACCTTCGGGTTCAAATCGCCGCTGACCGGTGGCTACGGCAAGTCGCTCGTCGGCGCGAAGATGGGCGATCAGCTCAAACGGGCCGGGTACGACGCGCTGGTCATCAGAGGTGCCGCCGACGAACACACCACACTCGTCATCGAGGACGACGACGTCCGTCTGGAGAGCGCCGACGACCTCTGGGGAATGGACACCTGGGAAGTCGACGACGCGCTCAAGGAGACCTACGGCGGGCAGTTCCGCACGGCCGTCATCGGTCCGGCGGGCGAGAACCGCTCGAAGATCTCGATGATCGAGTGCGAGGACCGTCAGGCCGGCCGCGGTGGCCCGGGCGCGGTCATGGGCTCGAAGAACCTCAAGGCGATCGCGGTCAAGGGGACGAAGGGGGTCCCCGTCGCCCGGGAGGACGAACTCGAGGAGCTGAACAAGAAGTGGCGCCTGGAGACCACCGGCCGCGGCGATACCGCCATCGAGGGTACGGGCAACCCCAACGTCGACGTCCAGTACGGCACGGGCGAGGCCTTCGACGCGAAGAACACCGAACTGGGCATCTATCCGACGCGTAACTGGCAGTCGGGATACTTCAAGAAGGCCTACGACCGACTCGAGGACCCGGACAACGACCGCGTCTCGGTCGATCCCCGGTACTGGACCGAGGAGTACGTCCAGACCAAGCGACCGTGTCCGTACTGCACGAAACCGTGCAGCCAGTACTTCGAGGCGGAGGACACGAAGTACGGCGACATCGCGGTCGACGGTCCCGAGTACGAGACCCAGTACGCACTCGGTGGCAACGTCGAACTCGACGACATCGAGGCCGTCGCGAAGGCGAACGAGATCTGCGACCACGAGGGCCTCGACACCATCGACGCCGGGAACGCCATCTCCTGGGCGATGGAGGCGGCCGACCGCGGTCTCCTCGACGACGAACATCTCGACTCTATCGAGGCGGACCTCGAGTTCGGGAACGCCGACGCGGTCCTCGAACTGCTGGAGAAGATGGCCCACGCGGAGGGTGAACTGGCCCAGCTTCTCATGAACGGCCACGCCCACGCGGCGCAGGAACTCGGGGCTGGCGAGGAGTTCGCGATCCACGTGAAAAACCAGGCCCCTGCCGGCTTCGAGGCCCGGGGCATCAAGGGGATGGCGCTGGCGTTCGGCGTCTCCCCCCGCGGTGCCGACCACCTCACCTCCTGTCTGTACGCCCTGGAGATGGGCGGCGACTTCTGGGAGTTCGAGAACTACGACCGCAAGCGCATGGACGGCAAGGCGCTCGCGCTCAAGGCGCTCGAAGACCTGATGACCATCTACGACATCACCGGCGTGTGCAAGTTCACTCGCGGCATCACCCTCGCCGAGGGCGTCCGGGAACTGGTGAACGCCATGACCGGGTTCGATCTCTCTACCTCCGAACTGCTGACCACCGGCGAGCGAACCTACAACCTCTCGAAGGCCTTCAACATCCGCGAAGGGTTCGGCCGCGAGGACGACCGGCTCATCCCGCGACTCACCGAACCCGCAGCGGATGGCCCGAACGAGGGCGAGGCCATCGACGAGGGGGAGTACGAACGCGAACTGGACCGATACTACACGGCCCGTGGCTGGACGATCTCCGGAACGCCCCTCGACGAGACGCTGGAGGAACTCGACCTCCCCGATGTGGCCGACGACATCGGCGTCACCAACGAACTCGCGGCCTGA
- a CDS encoding KTSC domain-containing protein, producing MKREPVESSIIESVGYDADEQILEIEFKEGGLYRYLDVPESVYAGLMAVDSHGSYHAEHIKHSYPFERVK from the coding sequence ATGAAACGCGAGCCAGTCGAGTCGAGCATCATCGAGAGCGTCGGGTACGACGCCGACGAGCAGATCCTCGAGATCGAGTTCAAGGAGGGCGGGCTCTACCGGTACCTCGACGTCCCGGAATCGGTGTATGCCGGACTCATGGCCGTCGACTCACACGGCTCGTACCACGCCGAACACATCAAACACAGCTATCCCTTCGAGCGGGTGAAGTGA
- a CDS encoding sodium/proline symporter, translating into MASEAIAGGASNWVLGTFAIYLLVLIGIGVWSSRFMDTVGDYVIGGRRVGPVVTGFSERASEMSGWLTLGVPADAYGGGIMAFLNGLGMIPADLFAWSAIAKRLRKYSEIVKAVTLPTFFETRLQDDTGLVKGVSAAVLIVFEGGYVGAQIVAAGTLLRVLTGMEMWLGVVIGGVIVVGYTFLGGYFAVAWSDYFQGAIILIAFIILPIIAFTTYGSPFEMLAQMEGGASLTSITGGMSGWAALFGIISYAAIGLGVPGNPHIMVRFMGIDRVKNVRKAALVAQLFMFVAYIGAALVGIYALIQLGAGLENPDNAMPLLTLELLPGVVAGVVLAAALAAMMSSGDSQLLVATSAVVEDVYHGYVNPDASQEKLVLYSRIVTLIIGGASIAFAMLAKDTPIYTLVLDYAWGGLGASLGPLLIATLWWKGLTKWGAVASMLSGGITMIVWPQWPAIIGQGTIDAMGPFMNGLFTVYGLAPAFVISAVALIVVSLLTTPPDQGDVEEHFDVMHKPLSAVIDEEGRGKAGTPDFITDGGMPEPKAVTEMDNVRGHVAASDYWNEE; encoded by the coding sequence ATGGCGTCTGAAGCCATCGCCGGCGGCGCAAGCAACTGGGTGCTTGGCACGTTCGCCATCTACCTCCTCGTCCTCATCGGCATTGGCGTCTGGTCCTCGCGGTTTATGGACACCGTGGGCGACTACGTCATCGGTGGCCGCCGCGTCGGCCCGGTCGTGACCGGGTTCTCCGAGCGGGCCTCCGAGATGAGTGGCTGGCTCACCCTCGGGGTGCCGGCCGACGCCTACGGCGGCGGTATCATGGCGTTCTTGAACGGGCTGGGGATGATCCCAGCCGACCTGTTCGCCTGGTCCGCCATCGCCAAACGGCTCCGCAAGTACTCCGAGATCGTCAAGGCGGTCACGCTCCCGACGTTCTTCGAGACCCGTCTCCAGGACGACACCGGCCTGGTAAAAGGTGTCTCGGCGGCCGTCCTCATCGTCTTCGAGGGCGGGTACGTCGGTGCCCAGATCGTCGCCGCCGGGACGCTCCTGCGCGTCCTGACCGGGATGGAGATGTGGCTGGGCGTGGTCATCGGCGGCGTCATCGTCGTCGGGTACACGTTCCTCGGCGGCTACTTCGCCGTCGCCTGGTCCGACTACTTCCAGGGTGCCATCATTCTCATCGCCTTCATCATCCTCCCGATCATCGCGTTCACGACCTACGGCTCCCCGTTCGAGATGCTCGCGCAGATGGAGGGCGGCGCCTCGCTGACGAGCATCACCGGTGGGATGAGCGGCTGGGCGGCACTCTTCGGTATCATCTCCTACGCCGCGATCGGTCTCGGCGTCCCCGGGAATCCGCACATCATGGTGCGCTTTATGGGGATCGACCGCGTGAAGAACGTCCGGAAGGCGGCGCTCGTCGCGCAGTTGTTCATGTTCGTCGCCTACATCGGCGCGGCCCTGGTCGGTATCTACGCGCTGATCCAGCTCGGTGCGGGCCTCGAGAACCCGGACAACGCGATGCCCCTGCTGACACTCGAACTGCTGCCGGGCGTCGTGGCCGGCGTGGTCCTCGCGGCCGCGCTCGCGGCCATGATGTCCAGCGGAGACTCACAGCTCCTCGTCGCGACCAGCGCGGTCGTGGAGGACGTCTACCACGGGTACGTCAACCCGGACGCGAGTCAGGAGAAACTCGTCCTCTACTCCCGTATCGTGACTCTGATCATCGGTGGGGCGTCCATCGCCTTCGCCATGCTGGCCAAGGACACCCCTATCTACACACTCGTCCTCGACTACGCGTGGGGCGGTCTCGGGGCCTCGCTCGGTCCGCTACTGATCGCCACGCTCTGGTGGAAGGGTCTGACCAAGTGGGGCGCCGTCGCGAGCATGCTCTCCGGTGGCATTACGATGATCGTCTGGCCACAGTGGCCGGCGATCATCGGCCAGGGCACTATCGACGCGATGGGGCCGTTCATGAACGGTCTGTTCACCGTCTACGGCCTCGCACCGGCGTTCGTCATCTCCGCCGTCGCGTTGATCGTGGTCTCGCTGCTGACGACGCCGCCGGACCAGGGCGACGTCGAAGAGCACTTCGACGTCATGCACAAGCCGCTCTCCGCGGTCATCGACGAGGAGGGCAGGGGCAAGGCCGGCACCCCCGACTTCATCACTGACGGCGGTATGCCCGAACCGAAGGCCGTGACCGAGATGGACAACGTCCGCGGTCACGTCGCCGCCAGCGACTACTGGAACGAAGAATGA
- a CDS encoding thiamine ABC transporter substrate binding subunit: MSHQRHVSRRSVLAGLGSAVAVGSLAGCVGNPVGDEPDTLRVGTYQAYVDAPSTSAGEWVKTEFEDRYDYTLEWVVRENELTDFIQRRQEGAPLEADAYLGVTAQDLVKADANLDDPLFTGFETDEIANAANIEEHYHFDPDRRVLPTGASYVALVYDETVVDAPPTFEALKDPEYEEQLLLANPQSTATGLLFLLWTVNTVGADSYLEYWQDLMDNGVTVLGSWSSAYNAYLQEEAAMVVSYSTDQVYAASEGQDMARHQIAFPNDQGYAYVDGLGKFATTERHELVQTFADFMLEPDVQRKTAVDNVGIPTVSNATLPEDIRQYAHVPDEPVQLSYDDLAAHMTEWRDAWAQQVATN, encoded by the coding sequence ATGAGCCACCAGCGACACGTTTCGCGTCGATCGGTGCTCGCCGGTCTCGGGTCCGCCGTCGCGGTGGGTAGTCTGGCCGGGTGTGTCGGTAACCCCGTCGGGGACGAGCCGGACACACTCCGGGTGGGGACCTACCAGGCGTACGTCGACGCCCCCAGCACGAGCGCCGGCGAGTGGGTGAAAACGGAGTTCGAGGACCGCTACGACTACACCCTCGAGTGGGTGGTCCGGGAGAACGAACTCACCGACTTCATCCAGCGACGTCAGGAGGGCGCCCCACTCGAGGCCGACGCGTACCTCGGCGTGACGGCACAGGACCTCGTCAAGGCCGACGCGAACCTCGACGACCCGCTGTTCACCGGCTTCGAGACGGACGAGATCGCTAACGCCGCCAACATCGAAGAGCACTATCATTTCGACCCCGACCGCCGCGTTCTACCGACCGGCGCGTCGTACGTGGCCCTCGTCTACGACGAGACCGTCGTCGACGCCCCACCCACGTTCGAGGCACTGAAAGACCCGGAGTACGAGGAGCAGCTACTGCTCGCGAACCCACAGAGCACGGCGACGGGTCTTCTCTTCTTGCTCTGGACTGTCAACACCGTCGGCGCCGATTCGTACCTGGAGTACTGGCAGGACCTGATGGACAACGGGGTCACCGTCCTCGGTTCGTGGTCGAGTGCGTACAACGCTTACCTTCAGGAGGAGGCGGCGATGGTGGTCTCGTACTCGACGGACCAGGTGTATGCCGCGAGCGAGGGCCAGGACATGGCGCGCCACCAGATCGCCTTCCCGAACGATCAGGGGTACGCCTACGTCGACGGCCTCGGCAAGTTCGCCACCACCGAGCGACACGAACTCGTCCAGACCTTCGCCGACTTCATGCTCGAACCCGACGTCCAGCGGAAGACGGCGGTCGACAACGTCGGTATCCCGACCGTCTCGAACGCGACCCTGCCCGAGGACATCCGACAGTACGCCCACGTTCCCGACGAACCGGTGCAGCTGTCCTACGACGACCTCGCGGCGCACATGACCGAGTGGCGCGACGCCTGGGCCCAACAGGTCGCGACGAACTGA
- a CDS encoding winged helix-turn-helix domain-containing protein → MRKVLWWLLGGSRGGRNRLRIIRALDREPMNANQLAETLDLDYKTIRHHLELLGEHDVVTTMGDGYGTMYFLSDRMEQHLDVLDEVAEAAGLGDVDG, encoded by the coding sequence ATGCGCAAGGTGCTCTGGTGGTTGCTCGGCGGTTCGCGAGGCGGTCGGAACCGCCTCCGCATTATCAGAGCACTCGACCGCGAACCAATGAACGCCAATCAACTCGCCGAGACGCTCGATCTGGATTACAAGACGATTAGACACCACCTCGAGCTGCTGGGCGAGCACGACGTCGTGACGACGATGGGTGACGGATACGGTACCATGTACTTCCTCTCAGACCGGATGGAACAGCACCTGGACGTCCTGGACGAGGTCGCGGAGGCGGCCGGACTGGGTGACGTCGATGGGTGA
- a CDS encoding transcription factor S produces the protein MQFCDECGSMLRAEGDVMRCASCGYEEPKDEALAESYVSTESQDESDVIETEEGADFEGKPTANEACPECDNDEAWYTIKQTGSADEPPTRFFKCTECGARWRGYN, from the coding sequence ATGCAATTCTGCGATGAATGTGGCTCCATGCTACGAGCCGAGGGGGACGTGATGCGGTGTGCGTCCTGCGGATACGAGGAGCCCAAAGACGAGGCGCTCGCCGAGTCCTACGTCTCGACCGAGTCGCAGGACGAGAGCGACGTCATCGAGACCGAGGAGGGCGCGGACTTCGAGGGGAAGCCGACCGCGAACGAGGCCTGTCCCGAGTGCGACAACGACGAAGCCTGGTACACCATCAAACAGACCGGATCGGCCGACGAACCGCCGACGCGATTTTTCAAGTGCACCGAGTGTGGCGCTCGCTGGCGCGGGTACAACTGA
- a CDS encoding translation initiation factor IF-2 subunit beta, giving the protein MDYSNALDRAFDSMPDRPSTEGDRLSVPDPEGETDGAFTRLTNITDIADALSRDAEHLHRNIQRELGTNGQFDGQRSRYNGSFTVQDFSDAIDEYVAEFVTCSECGLPDTVLVKENGIDMLRCQACGAFRPVSTKSGNRSSQTRDTVEEGQTYEVEITGTGRKGDGVAEKGSYTIFVPGAREGQQVRIYIENVSGNLAFARLV; this is encoded by the coding sequence ATGGACTACTCCAACGCTCTCGACCGGGCTTTCGATTCCATGCCCGACAGACCGTCGACGGAAGGCGACCGACTCTCCGTCCCCGACCCGGAGGGGGAGACGGACGGCGCATTCACCCGCTTGACGAACATTACGGACATCGCCGACGCCCTGTCCCGGGACGCCGAACACCTCCACCGGAACATCCAGCGCGAACTCGGGACGAACGGCCAGTTCGACGGGCAGCGGTCCCGGTACAACGGCTCCTTTACCGTCCAGGACTTCTCGGACGCCATCGACGAGTACGTCGCCGAGTTCGTCACCTGTTCGGAGTGTGGCCTCCCGGACACCGTCCTCGTCAAGGAGAACGGCATCGACATGCTGCGCTGTCAGGCCTGTGGGGCCTTCCGTCCGGTCTCGACGAAATCGGGCAACCGGTCGTCGCAGACGCGGGACACCGTCGAAGAGGGACAGACCTACGAGGTCGAGATCACTGGTACCGGTCGCAAAGGCGACGGCGTCGCGGAGAAGGGCTCGTACACCATCTTCGTGCCGGGCGCGCGCGAAGGACAACAGGTACGCATCTACATCGAGAACGTCAGCGGCAACCTGGCGTTCGCCCGTCTCGTCTGA
- a CDS encoding SDR family oxidoreductase, with the protein MEGTVLLTGAGTPLADRVARGFAERGARVVLGGRDEAAVLDLAEAIEGDGGWATGLRTDARDEFDLERLAETAARFGDGIDVVVPAASVSHGDTGSEPLQSTSFSAFDDTLRTIARGAFATIREAVPHLRPDGRVVVPVVRLDERAGAGPLGVAQAARIAVMAGFAADLDQAVGAVAVDTVPETASAAELDEAADRIVWVGTTPDLPLDGAVLDGSDRE; encoded by the coding sequence ATGGAAGGCACAGTGCTCCTCACCGGTGCCGGAACGCCCCTCGCCGATCGGGTCGCGAGGGGATTCGCCGAACGGGGGGCGAGGGTCGTCCTCGGTGGTCGAGACGAGGCGGCCGTCCTCGACCTCGCGGAAGCTATCGAAGGGGACGGCGGGTGGGCCACCGGACTCCGGACCGACGCCCGAGACGAGTTCGATCTGGAACGGCTCGCGGAGACCGCCGCAAGGTTCGGCGATGGCATCGACGTCGTCGTCCCGGCGGCGAGTGTCTCCCACGGCGACACCGGCTCGGAACCCCTCCAGTCCACCTCCTTCAGCGCGTTCGACGACACGCTCAGGACTATCGCCCGTGGCGCGTTCGCGACCATCCGCGAAGCGGTCCCGCATCTTCGCCCGGATGGCCGGGTCGTGGTGCCCGTCGTCCGGCTGGACGAGCGAGCCGGTGCCGGGCCGCTAGGCGTCGCGCAGGCCGCCCGCATCGCCGTGATGGCTGGATTTGCGGCCGACCTTGATCAGGCGGTCGGCGCCGTAGCCGTGGACACGGTCCCTGAGACGGCCTCGGCGGCGGAACTCGACGAGGCCGCCGACCGGATCGTCTGGGTCGGCACGACGCCCGATCTCCCTCTCGATGGCGCCGTCCTCGACGGATCGGATCGCGAGTGA
- a CDS encoding HAD family hydrolase: MRYDAVLFDNDGVLVHLTELPVLRRAVERAFAEMGIEDPDEGDVEALTIGVTPETLEAVSDEYDLDPEAFWARRDQHATNAQQRAVETGEKALYEDFESVLDIPLPRGIVSSNQHPTVEHVLEFNGVDDHFETYYGREMSVDGLRRKKPATYYLDRAIADIGAENPVYVGDSESDVVAAQNAGMDSVFVRRDHRADLDLSVEPTAEITSLTALPTVLNGDRSADAH, from the coding sequence ATGCGATACGACGCGGTCCTGTTCGACAACGACGGCGTGCTGGTTCACCTCACGGAACTGCCCGTGCTCAGGCGCGCGGTCGAGCGCGCCTTCGCGGAGATGGGCATCGAGGACCCCGACGAGGGGGACGTCGAGGCGCTCACCATCGGCGTGACGCCGGAGACCCTCGAGGCCGTAAGCGACGAGTACGACCTGGATCCCGAGGCGTTCTGGGCGCGCCGCGACCAGCACGCCACGAACGCCCAACAGCGGGCGGTCGAGACGGGGGAGAAGGCGCTGTACGAGGACTTCGAGTCGGTACTCGACATCCCCCTCCCTCGGGGAATCGTCTCCTCGAATCAACACCCCACAGTCGAGCACGTCCTCGAGTTCAACGGGGTCGACGACCACTTCGAGACGTACTATGGCCGGGAGATGTCGGTCGACGGACTCCGTCGAAAGAAGCCGGCCACGTACTACCTGGACCGCGCCATCGCGGACATCGGCGCCGAAAACCCGGTCTACGTCGGGGATTCGGAGTCCGACGTCGTCGCTGCCCAGAACGCCGGGATGGACTCCGTCTTCGTCCGCCGGGACCATCGGGCGGACCTGGACCTGTCGGTCGAGCCAACCGCGGAGATCACGTCGTTGACGGCGTTGCCGACCGTGTTGAACGGTGACCGATCGGCCGACGCTCACTGA